A single genomic interval of Lepisosteus oculatus isolate fLepOcu1 chromosome 12, fLepOcu1.hap2, whole genome shotgun sequence harbors:
- the LOC138242065 gene encoding GTPase IMAP family member 4-like isoform X1 encodes MADASEDLELRIVLLGITGAGRSSSGNTLLGRPVFRAEASPGSVTRECAMHTEQLGGRPVTVIDTPGFFDTRLAEEEVKREAVRCLVLAAPGPHAFLLVVKVGPYEEEEREAVRKILALFGEEALRYALVLFTRGDYLRKKSVEQFFQRDEHLRELVGRCGGRYHVFNNRAEGERAQAAALLGKLERLARDNGGHYTNPVYQAVDEALRREQAGGAGTPPGAAPPDPAEGRRKAKRRLFGRISKISIAASAGAILGALVGTVAGAVLSPVCPPAAVLGPLGGAALGGLLGGSAGAEAESPLEAVLTVLKLAFKDLNIVDVVTKVK; translated from the exons ATGGCAG ACGCCAGCGAGGACCTGGAGCTGCGCATCGTGCTGCTGGGCATCACGGGCGCGGGCCGGAGCAGCTCGGGGAACACGCTGCTGGGCCGGCCGGTGTTCCGGGCGGAGGCCAGCCCCGGCTCGGTGACGCGGGAGTGCGCCATGCACACGGAGCAGCTGGGCGGCCGGCCGGTCACCGTGATCGACACGCCCGGCTTCTTCGAcacgcggctggcagaggaggaGGTGAAGAGGGAGGCCGTGCGCTGCCTGGTGCTGGCCGCGCCGGGGCCCCACGCCTTCCTGCTGGTGGTGAAGGTGGGGCCCTACGAGGAGGAGGAGCGGGAGGCGGTGAGGAAGATCCTGGCGCTGTTCGGCGAGGAGGCGCTGCGCTACGCGCTGGTGCTGTTCACCCGCGGGGACTACCTGCGCAAGAAGAGCGTGGAGCAGTTCTTCCAGCGCGACGAGCACCTGCGCGAGCTGGTGGGGCGCTGCGGGGGGCGCTACCACGTCTTCAACAACCGCGCCGAGGGCGAGCGCGCGCAGGCCGCCGCCCTGCTGGGCAAGCTGGAGCGCCTGGCGCGGGACAACGGCGGCCACTACACCAACCCCGTGTACCAGGCGGTGGACGAGGCCCTGCGGCGCGAGCAGGCCGGCGGGGCGGGCACCCCCCCGGGCGCGGCGCCCCCCGACCCCGCCGAGGGCCGCCGGAAGGCCAAGAGGAGGCTGTTCGGGAGGATCTCCAAGATCTCCATCGCCGCCTCGGCCGGCGCCATCCTGGGCGCCCTGGTGGGCACGGTGGCGGGCGCGGTGCTCTCGCCCGTGTGCCCGCCGGCCGCCGTGCTGGGCCCGCTGGGGGGCGCCGCGCTGGGGGGGCTGCTGGGGGGCAGCGCGGGGGCCGAGGCCGAGAGCCCCCTGGAGGCCGTGCTGACCGTTCTGAAACTGGCCTTCAAGGACCTGAACATCGTGGACGTGGTGACCAAGGTCAAATAG
- the LOC138242065 gene encoding GTPase IMAP family member 4-like isoform X2 — protein sequence MHTEQLGGRPVTVIDTPGFFDTRLAEEEVKREAVRCLVLAAPGPHAFLLVVKVGPYEEEEREAVRKILALFGEEALRYALVLFTRGDYLRKKSVEQFFQRDEHLRELVGRCGGRYHVFNNRAEGERAQAAALLGKLERLARDNGGHYTNPVYQAVDEALRREQAGGAGTPPGAAPPDPAEGRRKAKRRLFGRISKISIAASAGAILGALVGTVAGAVLSPVCPPAAVLGPLGGAALGGLLGGSAGAEAESPLEAVLTVLKLAFKDLNIVDVVTKVK from the coding sequence ATGCACACGGAGCAGCTGGGCGGCCGGCCGGTCACCGTGATCGACACGCCCGGCTTCTTCGAcacgcggctggcagaggaggaGGTGAAGAGGGAGGCCGTGCGCTGCCTGGTGCTGGCCGCGCCGGGGCCCCACGCCTTCCTGCTGGTGGTGAAGGTGGGGCCCTACGAGGAGGAGGAGCGGGAGGCGGTGAGGAAGATCCTGGCGCTGTTCGGCGAGGAGGCGCTGCGCTACGCGCTGGTGCTGTTCACCCGCGGGGACTACCTGCGCAAGAAGAGCGTGGAGCAGTTCTTCCAGCGCGACGAGCACCTGCGCGAGCTGGTGGGGCGCTGCGGGGGGCGCTACCACGTCTTCAACAACCGCGCCGAGGGCGAGCGCGCGCAGGCCGCCGCCCTGCTGGGCAAGCTGGAGCGCCTGGCGCGGGACAACGGCGGCCACTACACCAACCCCGTGTACCAGGCGGTGGACGAGGCCCTGCGGCGCGAGCAGGCCGGCGGGGCGGGCACCCCCCCGGGCGCGGCGCCCCCCGACCCCGCCGAGGGCCGCCGGAAGGCCAAGAGGAGGCTGTTCGGGAGGATCTCCAAGATCTCCATCGCCGCCTCGGCCGGCGCCATCCTGGGCGCCCTGGTGGGCACGGTGGCGGGCGCGGTGCTCTCGCCCGTGTGCCCGCCGGCCGCCGTGCTGGGCCCGCTGGGGGGCGCCGCGCTGGGGGGGCTGCTGGGGGGCAGCGCGGGGGCCGAGGCCGAGAGCCCCCTGGAGGCCGTGCTGACCGTTCTGAAACTGGCCTTCAAGGACCTGAACATCGTGGACGTGGTGACCAAGGTCAAATAG
- the LOC102687447 gene encoding GTPase IMAP family member 9-like codes for MAGRELRLVVVGKTGAGKSSSGNTILGEEVFTADISSSSVTTACERASRLVRGRRVTVVDTPGLSGRQLSGEEVQTMRRCLSLSAPGPHAFLLAVPADDRYTESRRQVAERVRELFGEDVLRYTVVLLTKADQLGDRTRGDFVQENEHLQALVQACGHRHLFFVNEDEELAPAQVTELLRIVDDMVRENRENGREFKAN; via the exons ATGGCAG GGCGCGAGCTGAGGCTGGTGGTGGTGGGCAAGACCGGGGCTGGCAAGAGCAGCtcaggaaacaccatcctgggaGAGGAGGTGTTCACGGCGGACATCAGCTCCAGCTCGGTCACCACGGCCTGCGAGAGGGCCAGCCGGCTGGTGCGGGGCCGCAGGGTGACCGTGGTGGACACGCCGGGGCTGTCCGGGAGGCAGCTGTCCGGGGAGGAGGTCCAGACCATGAGGAGGTGCCTGTCGCTGAGCGCCCCGGGGCCCCACGCCTTCCTGCTGGCCGTGCCCGCGGACGACCGCTACACGGAGAGCCGGCGGCAGGTGGCGGAGCGGGTCAGGGAGCTGTTCGGAGAGGACGTGCTCCGCTACACCGTGGTGCTCCTCACCAAGGCCGACCAGCTGGGGGACAGGACCCGGGGGGACTTCGTCCAGGAGAACGAGCACCTGCAGGCGCTGGTGCAGGCGTGCGGCCACCGGCACCTGTTCTTCGTCAACGAGGACGAGGAGCTCGCCCCCGCCCAGGTCACGGAGCTGCTGAGGATCGTCGACGACATGGTGAGGGAGAACAGGGAGAACGGCCGCGAGTTCAAGGCTAATTAG
- the LOC102687653 gene encoding GTPase IMAP family member 7-like: MAGSEGSGERRLVLLGMTGQGRSSSGNTILGRKAFRSEASPRSVTKRSALERGEVDGRPVLVVDTPGFFDTDLSELEVKQEVLRCVALSAPGPHAFLLVIRVGRRKRTERRVVDTVLQLFGEQALRYTVVLLTRGEELAGKPPAQFVQEDPHLAELVGRCGGGCHLFRNKEPGDRAQVSELLDKVDAMVARGGGCFTNDMYQGTEAALRQEQEAVLREQGQGPGQDPDAARKEAVERLMRKRVNVLIGVSLGVLLGALLGVVFLLPAAAAGPSPVLIAGCAVGAFSMAVKGGRAAKSAEGSREAAKLAVKALFSDVMDKLQAFKPDES; encoded by the exons ATGGCAG GCTCCGAGGGCAGCGGGGAGCGGAGGCTGGTGCTCCTGGGAATGACCGGCCAGGGCCGCAGCAGCTCgggaaacaccatcctgggcagGAAGGCCTTCCGGAGCGAGGCCAGCCCCAGGTCGGTGACCAAGCGCAGCGCGCTGGAGCGCGGGGAGGTGGACGGGCGGCCCGTGCTGGTGGTGGACACGCCGGGCTTCTTCGACACCGACCTGTCGGAGCTGGAGGTCAAGCAGGAGGTCCTGCGCTGCGTGGCGCTGAGCGCCCCGGGGCCCCACGCCTTCCTGCTGGTGATCCGGGTGGGCCGCAGGAAGCGGACGGAGAGGAGGGTGGTGGACACCGTCCTGCAGCTGTTCGGCGAGCAGGCCCTGCGCTACACCGTGGTGCTGCTGACCCGCGGCGAGGAGCTGGCCGGCAAGCCGCCGGCCCAGTTCGTGCAGGAGGACCCCCACCTGGCCGAGCTGGTGGGCCGCTGCGGGGGCGGCTGCCACCTCTTCCGCAACAAGGAGCCGGGCGACCGCGCCCAGGTGAGCGAGCTGCTGGACAAGGTGGACGCCATGGTCGCGCGCGGGGGCGGCTGCTTCACCAACGACATGTACCAGGGCACAGAGGCGGCCCTGCGGCAGGAGCAGGAGGCCGTCCTGCGGGAGCAGGGCCAGGGCCCGGGCCAGGACCCGGACGCGGCCCGCAAGGAGGCGGTGGAGAGGCTCATGAGGAAACGGGTCAACGTGCTGATCGGCGTGTCGCTGGGGGTCCTGCTGGGGGCGCTGCTCGGGGTGGTGTTCCTgctccccgccgccgccgccgggccCTCCCCCGTCCTGATCGCGGGCTGCGCGGTGGGCGCCTTCTCCATGGCCGTGAAGGGGGGCCGCGCGGCCAAGTCGGCGGAGGGGTCCAGGGAGGCGGCCAAGCTGGCGGTCAAGGCCCTGTTCTCGGACGTGATGGACAAGTTACAGGCCTTCAAGCCAGACGAGAGCTGA
- the LOC102687851 gene encoding GTPase IMAP family member 9-like has translation MAGAQGAGELRMVLLGITGSGRSSSGNTLLGGPEFRSEASRESVTHDCERRSGRAHGRLLTLVDTPGLLHTQMGEQALLAEVGRSLALCAPGPHALLLLVGLDERYGPEEKAALEAARGLFGARGPAYTLVLFTKADELEGRPVEEFFGEDEYLARLVEQCGGRYHVFDNGAAGDPAQVPRLLDKVESMAQRNRLEHGCEFYTRGPDPDRDRDPAPARKKQCTCS, from the exons ATGGCAG GTGCCCAGGGGGCGGGAGAGCTGCGCATGGTGCTGCTGGGCATCACGGGCTCGGGCCGGAGCAGCTCGGGGAACACGCTGCTGGGCGGGCCGGAGTTCCGCTCGGAGGCCAGCCGCGAGTCGGTGACGCACGACTGCGAGCGCCGGTCCGGCCGCGCCCACGGCCGGCTGCTCACGCTGGTGGACACGCCGGGCCTGCTGCACACGCAGATGGGGGAGCAGGCGCTGCTGGCCGAGGTGGGCCGCAGCCTGGCGCTGTGCGCGCCGGGGCCCCACgccctgctgctgctggtgggccTGGACGAGCGCTACGGGCCGGAGGAGAAGGCGGCGCTGGAGGCGGCGCGCGGCCTGTTCGGGGCGCGCGGCCCCGCCTACACGCTGGTGCTCTTCACCAAGGCGGACGAGCTGGAGGGCAGGCCCGTGGAGGAGTTCTTCGGCGAGGACGAGTACCTGGCCCGGCTGGTGGAGCAGTGCGGCGGCCGCTACCACGTCTTCGACAACGGCGCCGCCGGCGACCCGGCCCAGGTGCCCCGGCTGCTGGACAAGGTCGAGAGCATGGCCCAGCGCAACCGGCTGGAGCACGGCTGCGAGTTCTACACCCGCGGACCGGACCCGGACCGGGACCGGGACCCGGCACCGGCCAGGAAGAAGCAGTGCACCTGCTCGTGA